Proteins from a single region of Nitrososphaerota archaeon:
- the hemB gene encoding porphobilinogen synthase — protein MTEAHGLRLDSRARRLRKSEPIRRMFMETRLNADMLVSPVFVADGKDRVEEIDGMPGVYRFSVDRLPKQLEKLVAAGVRGILLFGVPGAKDERGTGAYDGDGIIPRTLRSVRPSFPELVMMADVCLCEYTSHGHCGVLEGDVVDNDRTLPLLARAAVEYARAGADVVAPSAMMDGQVRAIRSGLQEAGLDDTVLMGYSAKHASAFYKPFRSAAGSAPAFGDRRSYQMQPGNRREAMKEIQQDISEGADVVMVKPALAYLDVISEARRKFGAPLAAYNVSGEYSMVKAAVLNGWLDEKSAVFEVLTGIRRAGADIIITYFAEQAALWLKEGW, from the coding sequence ATGACTGAAGCCCACGGGCTCCGCCTCGACAGCAGAGCCAGGCGGCTCCGGAAGAGCGAGCCGATCAGAAGGATGTTCATGGAGACGAGGCTCAACGCCGACATGCTCGTCTCTCCGGTCTTCGTTGCGGACGGTAAGGACAGGGTGGAAGAGATCGACGGGATGCCGGGGGTGTACCGGTTCTCCGTGGACAGGCTCCCTAAACAGCTCGAGAAGCTGGTCGCGGCCGGGGTGAGGGGCATCCTCCTGTTCGGCGTCCCGGGCGCGAAGGACGAAAGAGGGACAGGGGCCTACGACGGGGACGGCATCATCCCGCGGACCCTGCGGTCCGTGCGCCCCTCGTTCCCAGAGCTCGTGATGATGGCCGACGTGTGCCTCTGCGAATACACGTCCCACGGCCACTGCGGGGTCCTCGAAGGAGACGTGGTCGACAACGACAGGACCCTTCCTCTCCTCGCCAGGGCGGCGGTCGAGTATGCGAGGGCCGGGGCGGACGTAGTGGCCCCCAGCGCGATGATGGACGGCCAGGTCCGGGCCATAAGGTCGGGGCTGCAGGAAGCGGGGCTGGACGACACCGTCCTGATGGGGTACTCCGCGAAGCATGCGTCGGCGTTCTACAAGCCGTTCAGGAGCGCCGCTGGGTCGGCGCCTGCCTTCGGAGACAGGCGGAGCTATCAGATGCAGCCGGGGAACAGGAGGGAAGCCATGAAAGAGATCCAGCAGGACATAAGCGAGGGGGCGGACGTGGTGATGGTGAAGCCTGCGCTGGCGTATCTGGACGTCATATCTGAAGCGAGAAGGAAGTTCGGGGCCCCCCTGGCCGCCTACAACGTGAGCGGGGAGTACTCGATGGTGAAGGCAGCCGTCCTCAACGGCTGGCTCGACGAGAAGTCGGCGGTGTTCGAGGTCCTGACCGGGATAAGGCGGGCCGGAGCGGACATCATAATCACATACTTCGCCGAGCAGGCCGCTCTGTGGCTGAAGGAGGGATGGTGA
- a CDS encoding uroporphyrinogen-III synthase encodes MKRRGVARSVLVARSREGNEEVQSKLAGTGISCLTVETIRFEEPADWRSADKALRDVESYDWAVFTSPRAAAVFETRLKQVGIAPPKRMPKLAAVGSSTASALERAGRRVEYVPDEYRTEALGEGLPDDRGKRVLLFRADIGDKALAVRLAERGFEVTDVAAYQTTVPRGALDPRAVAGTQVVVFASPSEVMGLRERLGEEEFGRIANLATAACIGPVTGKAAKAAGFTEVSYPRRHTVDGLVQMVKELAFHD; translated from the coding sequence ATGAAACGACGGGGGGTCGCGCGGAGCGTCCTTGTTGCCCGGTCCAGGGAAGGGAACGAAGAAGTCCAGTCGAAGCTGGCGGGGACCGGCATTTCGTGCTTGACGGTGGAGACGATCCGTTTCGAGGAGCCTGCCGACTGGAGGTCGGCGGACAAAGCGCTCCGAGACGTGGAGTCGTACGACTGGGCTGTCTTCACTTCGCCGAGGGCGGCGGCGGTGTTCGAAACCAGGCTGAAGCAGGTCGGGATTGCCCCCCCGAAGAGGATGCCGAAGCTGGCGGCGGTAGGCTCGAGCACAGCGAGCGCCCTGGAGCGGGCCGGCCGACGGGTCGAGTACGTCCCGGATGAGTACCGCACCGAGGCCCTGGGAGAAGGGCTCCCAGACGACCGCGGGAAGCGGGTCCTCCTCTTCAGGGCGGACATAGGGGACAAGGCTCTGGCCGTCCGCCTCGCGGAGCGGGGGTTCGAAGTAACCGACGTCGCCGCCTATCAGACAACCGTCCCCCGAGGGGCCTTAGACCCCCGCGCCGTCGCGGGGACCCAAGTCGTGGTGTTCGCGAGTCCGTCGGAGGTCATGGGACTGCGGGAGAGGCTCGGCGAGGAGGAGTTCGGGCGCATCGCCAATCTGGCGACAGCGGCCTGCATAGGACCGGTCACAGGGAAGGCTGCGAAGGCCGCAGGGTTCACGGAAGTGTCATATCCTCGAAGACATACGGTGGACGGGTTGGTACAGATGGTGAAGGAGTTGGCGTTCCATGACTGA
- the hemC gene encoding hydroxymethylbilane synthase has protein sequence MVPTRSRLLVGTRGSRLALAQTKIVIDLLQNAVRGVEVVPVAIKTSGDTLPQERRGDLDGKTAFTGEIDRALVDGRVDISVHSMKDIPAEIDQAIVVAATPVRGDARDALVSASGARFAELKKGARVGTSSVRRRSQLLAARADLEVVEVHGNVETRLGKLGSGGLDGVVLAAAGLERLDLGGRISQLFQPQEMVPAVCQGIIAVETRKDDRELTELVRRVDDPRTRAASECERALSEELGGDCNVPLGAYAEARDGTLTVVGVVADPEGRRLVRKSARGAVDDPRSVGRKLAATLRDSGGRQILEGMRA, from the coding sequence GTGGTACCGACGCGGAGTAGGCTCCTGGTAGGGACGCGAGGGAGCAGGCTCGCCCTAGCGCAGACCAAGATTGTGATAGACCTGCTCCAGAACGCCGTCAGAGGAGTGGAGGTCGTCCCCGTCGCGATCAAGACATCTGGGGACACCCTCCCGCAGGAGCGGCGCGGGGACTTGGACGGGAAGACGGCATTCACGGGAGAGATAGACAGGGCGCTGGTCGACGGCCGGGTCGACATCTCGGTGCACAGCATGAAGGACATCCCTGCCGAGATAGACCAGGCCATCGTCGTCGCTGCTACCCCCGTCCGCGGGGACGCCAGGGACGCCCTCGTTTCGGCGAGCGGGGCGCGCTTCGCGGAGCTGAAGAAGGGGGCCCGCGTGGGGACTTCGAGCGTGAGGAGGAGGTCCCAACTCCTTGCCGCCAGGGCGGACCTCGAAGTGGTCGAGGTGCACGGAAACGTCGAGACGAGGTTGGGCAAGCTGGGGAGCGGGGGGCTTGACGGGGTGGTCCTGGCGGCGGCCGGCCTCGAGAGGCTAGACCTCGGCGGCAGGATAAGCCAGCTCTTCCAGCCGCAGGAGATGGTCCCTGCAGTCTGCCAGGGGATCATAGCCGTCGAGACAAGGAAGGACGACCGGGAGCTGACAGAGCTCGTCCGCAGGGTAGACGACCCCCGGACGCGGGCCGCCAGCGAGTGCGAGAGGGCTCTGTCGGAGGAACTCGGGGGAGACTGCAACGTCCCTCTCGGGGCCTATGCTGAAGCCAGAGACGGCACCCTGACGGTCGTGGGGGTCGTAGCAGACCCTGAGGGGAGGAGGTTGGTCCGGAAGAGCGCCAGGGGGGCGGTCGACGACCCCAGGTCGGTGGGGAGGAAGCTGGCGGCCACGCTGAGAGACTCTGGCGGGCGGCAGATACTGGAAGGGATGCGCGCATGA
- the hemA gene encoding glutamyl-tRNA reductase, whose product MRTQQRVQDSSVSRGSPVPPAVPQLALIGTSYKSSGIQFREALARNATEDHVEDALAADESALLSTCNRFELYFVSSEPKKSYVSLLRHLQDATGIAGGDSELYRLEGEKAVEHLFRVASGLESVVVGEPQILSQVRGAGVSSRKKGNSKGMLSPLFDRAYRVGSRVREAYGFAPGEASLSDLALDAVDRAGAEKKSVMLIGTGKMIRLAARRLKGKAKRLYVVSRRKVPPAGLEWCTLVKYPDLKKVAKRCDVIISATTARRPVLSASDLSGRKARVVVDLGMPRNVSDSVKELPNVKLFNLDDLAKMASPWKVNPHLKVADGAVAKEAHEFYQWLVQTRMSATLANLYSWAEAVREEELKRAVSRLGNLSWRDKHVVDAMGRRIVSKILARPTRFARNTHASLTEEEKLDLLGSVFGAGGTDAE is encoded by the coding sequence TTGAGGACACAGCAGCGCGTGCAAGATTCCTCTGTCTCCAGGGGCTCTCCGGTCCCCCCCGCCGTTCCTCAGCTGGCCCTGATAGGCACCTCGTACAAGTCCTCTGGGATCCAGTTCCGGGAAGCGCTGGCGAGGAACGCGACCGAAGACCACGTCGAAGATGCGCTCGCGGCAGACGAGTCCGCTCTCCTTTCGACGTGCAACAGGTTCGAGCTGTACTTCGTCTCCAGTGAACCCAAAAAGTCCTACGTCTCCCTTCTGAGGCACCTCCAGGACGCGACGGGCATCGCCGGGGGCGACAGCGAGCTCTACAGGCTGGAAGGCGAGAAGGCGGTCGAACACCTGTTCAGGGTAGCGTCAGGGCTCGAGTCGGTCGTCGTCGGCGAACCTCAGATCCTCTCTCAGGTCAGGGGGGCAGGTGTGAGCTCGAGGAAGAAGGGGAACTCCAAGGGGATGCTGTCTCCTCTCTTCGACCGCGCATACCGCGTCGGGTCGAGGGTCCGGGAAGCCTACGGCTTCGCCCCTGGCGAAGCTTCTCTGAGCGACCTTGCACTGGACGCCGTCGACCGAGCCGGGGCCGAGAAGAAGTCGGTGATGCTCATAGGCACTGGGAAGATGATACGGCTCGCAGCCCGCAGGCTGAAGGGGAAGGCGAAGAGGCTCTACGTCGTGTCCAGGAGGAAGGTCCCGCCCGCCGGGCTCGAATGGTGCACTCTCGTCAAGTACCCCGACCTGAAGAAGGTCGCAAAGAGGTGCGACGTCATAATCTCAGCCACTACCGCCCGCAGGCCAGTCCTCTCCGCTTCCGACCTCTCAGGCAGGAAGGCCAGGGTGGTGGTGGACCTGGGGATGCCCAGGAACGTATCTGACTCGGTCAAGGAGCTTCCCAACGTGAAGCTCTTCAACCTGGACGACCTGGCGAAGATGGCCAGCCCGTGGAAGGTCAACCCTCACCTGAAGGTAGCCGACGGGGCCGTGGCCAAGGAAGCGCATGAGTTCTACCAGTGGCTCGTCCAGACCAGGATGTCCGCTACCCTGGCGAACCTGTATTCCTGGGCCGAAGCAGTGAGGGAAGAGGAGCTGAAGAGAGCGGTGAGCAGGCTCGGGAACCTTTCATGGAGGGACAAGCACGTCGTCGACGCCATGGGTCGCCGGATCGTCAGCAAGATCCTGGCGAGACCGACCAGGTTCGCGCGGAACACGCACGCCAGCCTTACGGAAGAAGAGAAGCTGGACCTCCTCGGCTCAGTCTTCGGGGCCGGTGGTACCGACGCGGAGTAG
- a CDS encoding DUF87 domain-containing protein, with translation MSDPQGEPVLGIGAVGGAPFAVDANLVATGRTCVLGSSGSGKSYAVGVICEELCRNGIPFAIIDTEGEHTGLKEKFDAIWVGEEQGCDYSWEGADLKDLAKQAPDISPLILDVSDLTDPNGKVATFMEELYAALTERRTPYLVVVEEADKFVPQAGQRVPIFAEVARRGRKRGLGLMICSQRPSLVDKNVLSQCGNQLIGKLIIQNDLQSVAQFFPGKGLPKELTSLRAGQFFAMGGFSPTPALLTIKERVTKPGGVTPSLRKRLVKKYVGPGMVAEGTRSEEEPVERRGIEETKTSPGLEPSLKTDDIPVMVRRERSHGIFGPRETVTDVSLQLMTLIQLGVRVRRGLLKRRFETVYAYLDGSSGRQVTVGRGLEVRRGFEKLLGLTTLQVEVLRETRPDMDRSALDIASALGESKGGVSRVLGALNDRRLVRTVEVRNRKLYRRLTDLPPLPSESAPLELGAVDTRRAKVVPPKIKESDVRDVVKGLWEGADVESFEPFLYPVFKVGLVVRRRRRQVLVDGRSGKELAA, from the coding sequence TTGTCCGACCCTCAGGGGGAGCCTGTCCTCGGCATCGGGGCCGTGGGAGGGGCCCCGTTCGCGGTCGATGCCAACCTGGTGGCCACCGGGAGGACCTGCGTCCTGGGGAGCAGCGGGAGCGGCAAGAGCTACGCCGTGGGGGTCATCTGCGAGGAGCTCTGCCGGAACGGGATACCCTTCGCCATCATAGACACAGAGGGGGAGCACACCGGCCTCAAGGAGAAGTTCGATGCCATCTGGGTGGGAGAGGAGCAGGGGTGCGACTACTCATGGGAAGGGGCGGACTTGAAAGACCTGGCCAAGCAGGCCCCCGACATATCGCCGCTCATCCTTGACGTCTCGGACCTCACCGACCCCAATGGCAAGGTCGCGACGTTCATGGAAGAGCTGTACGCCGCCCTCACCGAAAGGAGGACCCCGTATCTAGTGGTGGTGGAAGAAGCCGATAAGTTCGTCCCGCAGGCAGGGCAGAGGGTCCCGATTTTCGCCGAGGTAGCCCGCCGCGGGAGGAAGAGAGGGTTGGGGTTGATGATCTGCTCTCAGCGCCCTTCCCTTGTGGACAAGAACGTCCTGAGCCAGTGCGGCAACCAGCTGATAGGGAAGCTCATCATCCAGAACGACCTGCAGTCGGTGGCCCAGTTCTTTCCCGGGAAGGGGCTCCCGAAGGAGCTCACCTCGCTGAGGGCAGGCCAGTTCTTCGCCATGGGAGGGTTCTCCCCAACCCCGGCGCTGCTCACCATAAAGGAGAGGGTGACGAAGCCCGGCGGAGTGACCCCCTCGCTGAGGAAGCGCCTGGTGAAGAAGTACGTCGGACCCGGAATGGTGGCCGAGGGGACGCGAAGCGAGGAGGAACCCGTGGAGAGGCGCGGCATCGAGGAGACGAAGACAAGCCCCGGCCTCGAGCCCTCTCTGAAGACGGACGACATACCTGTGATGGTGCGGCGGGAGAGGAGCCATGGGATCTTCGGCCCACGGGAGACGGTGACCGACGTGAGCCTGCAGCTGATGACCCTGATACAGCTCGGGGTCAGGGTGAGGCGCGGCCTGTTGAAGCGGAGGTTCGAGACGGTGTACGCCTACCTTGACGGCTCGTCCGGGCGGCAGGTGACGGTGGGCCGGGGGCTGGAGGTGAGGAGAGGCTTCGAGAAGCTCCTGGGGCTGACCACGCTGCAGGTCGAGGTGCTGAGGGAGACCAGGCCGGACATGGACAGGAGCGCGCTCGACATAGCCAGCGCCCTGGGCGAGTCCAAGGGAGGGGTGTCCAGGGTCCTGGGCGCATTGAACGACAGGCGGCTCGTGAGGACCGTGGAGGTGAGGAATAGGAAGCTGTACAGGCGGCTGACGGACCTCCCGCCCCTCCCATCCGAGTCCGCCCCCCTCGAGCTCGGCGCCGTGGACACGCGGAGGGCGAAGGTCGTCCCTCCGAAGATCAAGGAGTCGGACGTCAGAGACGTGGTAAAGGGACTGTGGGAGGGAGCCGACGTAGAGAGCTTCGAGCCGTTCCTATACCCGGTGTTCAAGGTCGGGCTCGTGGTCAGGAGGAGGCGTAGGCAGGTGCTGGTGGACGGCCGCAGCGGAAAGGAACTGGCCGCGTAG
- a CDS encoding PaaI family thioesterase has protein sequence MSSNPQSLQDRYAPNSVCFGCGPKNGKGLRVKSVPMGDAVIADWTPGEEHVAFGTYGSGGIISVLLDCNGNWAGAYALMKAKGLDAPPGTVTAEYTVRFLRPSPIDRRWRLTAWATKMDGDRVNVSEELSVGGTVTATMTGLFVAVKEGHPAFDRWR, from the coding sequence ATGAGCTCCAACCCGCAGAGCCTCCAGGACAGGTACGCGCCGAACAGCGTCTGCTTCGGCTGCGGCCCGAAGAACGGGAAGGGGCTGAGGGTCAAGAGCGTCCCCATGGGGGACGCGGTCATTGCAGACTGGACGCCGGGGGAGGAGCATGTCGCCTTCGGGACGTACGGGAGCGGCGGCATAATCTCTGTCCTCTTGGACTGCAACGGGAACTGGGCGGGGGCCTACGCTTTGATGAAGGCGAAGGGGTTAGACGCTCCGCCCGGGACCGTCACCGCCGAGTACACGGTGAGGTTCCTGCGGCCCAGCCCCATCGACAGGCGGTGGAGGCTGACCGCCTGGGCGACGAAGATGGACGGGGACAGGGTGAACGTATCCGAGGAGCTGAGCGTCGGGGGGACGGTGACCGCTACGATGACCGGTCTTTTCGTAGCTGTAAAGGAAGGGCACCCGGCCTTCGACCGCTGGCGGTAG